Proteins found in one Pyrus communis chromosome 15, drPyrComm1.1, whole genome shotgun sequence genomic segment:
- the LOC137716915 gene encoding uncharacterized protein, producing MKASGFWVLPFVLRIVVVFFLSVSSSRNGSLFPDSLFNLHAVGPKMIVTNRKLKGNGYTPRTQKKGSAGNVNLDDYRPIDPSPNSKASIKHGPIEHGAPIIPYIPKPSPPARPNPGGTP from the exons ATGAAGGCTtctggtttctgggttttgccTTTTGTGCTCCGAATAGTTGTAGTGTTCTTCCTCAGTGTCTCCAGCAGCAGAAATGGCTCCTTATTTCCGG ATAGTCTCTTCAACCTCCATGCTGTTGGGCCAAAAATGATTGTTACAAACAGAAAGCTCAAG GGGAATGGCTACACTCCAAGGACACAGAAGAAGGGCAGTGCTGGCAATGTGAATCTGGATGATTACCGCCCCATTGATCCTTCTCCGAATTCGAAAGCTTCCATCAAACATGGTCCGATCGAGCACGGTGCGCCTATAATCCCGTACATTCCGAAGCCTTCGCCTCCTGCTCGTCCCAATCCCGGCGGTACTCCTTAG
- the LOC137717549 gene encoding small ribosomal subunit protein uS14z/uS14y/uS14x-like, producing the protein MGHSNVWNSHPKNYGPGSRTCRVCGNPHGLIRKYALMCCRQCFRSNAKEIGFIKYR; encoded by the exons ATGGGGCACTCGAACGTCTGGAACTCTCACCCCAAGAACTACGGCCCTGGTTCCCGCACTTG CCGAGTGTGTGGAAACCCTCATGGGTTGATCCGGAAGTACGCGCTGATGTGCTGCAGGCAGTGCTTCCGCAGCAACGCCAAGGAGATTGGCTTCATCAAG TACCGCTAA
- the LOC137718550 gene encoding uncharacterized protein yields MDLFQDLFLTASLALILSFLVAKLVAVAVAGRESEAELGEGGNGGGEGVGVEEVSFEERRLKVEGPFRGQSQRRVELEGEVKDVVRFEGEAVHQAEEIAEPLQQHRQGRGLTEEMLEEESVAVVLPEKWSAAVGLLEKWSDGGEFEGEAVHRAQEVAEPLQQHREGRGLTEEESVAVVLPEKSSVAVGLPEKWSDGGEFEEEAVHRGEVIVEPLQQHREGCRLTEEELVAVVLPEKSSVAVGWPEKWSDGGEFEDEAVHRAEVIVEPLQQHREGRRLTEEESVVVLLPEKSSVAVGLPGKRSDGGEMEKASEFDRGSSENREAEEIGAKSTGNDVVAEQSEEVRVVDYEETKEKTHVAPSEVKSGDFSDEDDWEGIEKSELDDEYAAAVKSDGHD; encoded by the coding sequence ATGGACCTCTTTCAGGACCTGTTTCTGACGGCGTCGCTGGCTCTGATCCTCTCTTTTCTCGTCGCCAAGCTCGTCGCCGTGGCGGTTGCTGGCCGCGAGTCGGAGGCGGAGCTCGGGGAGGGTGGGAATGGCGGCGGTGAAGGAGTTGGTGTGGAGGAGGTGAGCTTCGAGGAGAGGAGGCTGAAAGTGGAAGGGCCTTTCCGCGGTCAGAGTCAGAGGAGGGTAGAGCTTGAAGGAGAAGTGAAGGATGTCGTTCGTTTCGAAGGAGAAGCGGTTCATCAGGCTGAGGAGATTGCGGAGCCGCTGCAGCAGCATCGACAAGGTCGTGGATTGACGGAGGAGATGTTGGAGGAAGAGTCGGTGGCGGTTGTATTGCCGGAGAAGTGGTCAGCGGCGGTAGGATTGCTGGAGAAATGGTCGGATGGCGGGGAATTCGAAGGGGAAGCGGTTCATCGGGCTCAGGAGGTTGCGGAGCCGCTGCAGCAGCATCGAGAAGGTCGTGGATTGACGGAGGAGGAGTCGGTGGCGGTTGTATTGCCGGAGAAGTCGTCAGTGGCGGTTGGATTGCCGGAGAAGTGGTCAGATGGCGGggaatttgaagaggaagcgGTTCATCGGGGTGAGGTGATTGTGGAGCCGCTGCAGCAGCATCGAGAAGGTTGTAGATTGACGGAGGAAGAGTTGGTGGCGGTTGTATTGCCTGAGAAGTCGTCTGTGGCTGTAGGATGGCCGGAGAAGTGGTCGGATGGCGGGGAATTCGAAGATGAAGCGGTTCATCGGGCTGAGGTGATTGTGGAGCCGCTGCAGCAGCATCGAGAAGGTCGTAGATTGACGGAGGAAGAGTCAGTGGTGGTTTTATTGCCGGAGAAGTCGTCAGTGGCGGTTGGATTGCCGGGGAAGCGGTCGGATGGCGGGGAAATGGAGAAAGCGAGCGAGTTCGATCGCGGAAGCTCGGAAAACAGAGAAGCGGAAGAAATTGGCGCGAAGTCAACAGGAAACGACGTCGTTGCCGAACAGTCGGAGGAGGTTAGGGTTGTGGATTACGAGGAAACTAAGGAGAAGACACACGTGGCGCCAAGTGAGGTTAAATCGGGAGATTTCAGTGACGAGGATGATTGGGAGGGGATCGAGAAGAGTGAGTTGGATGATGAATACGCTGCGGCGGTGAAATCTGACGGACACGATTGA